In the genome of Deltaproteobacteria bacterium, one region contains:
- a CDS encoding NADH-quinone oxidoreductase subunit F, whose translation MATDRDKRAEILDRVRALGGLTPGVARQVARDTGVAEAEVFGAASFYHLLAEPDVRVRVCTGLSCELAGAGDVLARARAAGWPVGTCACLAACDRAPAVLHGRDTLAGIRPDDVDRAAGDWRALASSAVPERDWRGDVGPAGAPADRLACDLLGEPDWSGSAFARAAQLGPDAVIAEIDRAGLQGRGGAGFPAAVKWKSVRSQPDGDRFVVLNADEGEPGTFKDRELLLRRPDKVLEGLAIAAAAVGARDVYLYVRGEFGAPWRSLERAIARFAASGALADTRFHLHAGHGAYICGEETALLEALEGKRGMPRLKPPFPTEVGLWGRPTLIHNVETIACVPAIVQRGGDWFRALGKTGPGTKLYCISGHVRRPGTYELPLGVTVDELAAAAGGYVGELRAFSPGGASSGFLPARLRDTPLDFRALADAGSMLGSAGVVVLNDTADVVAAVANQLRFFEAESCGQCAPCRIGTRFLRQALDRFRAGAGRGAALAQVADVAWQMNEGSICGLGQAAPLPLVSALRHFPEEFADG comes from the coding sequence ATGGCGACCGACCGGGACAAGCGCGCCGAGATCCTCGATCGGGTGCGGGCGCTCGGCGGCCTCACGCCCGGCGTCGCGCGCCAGGTGGCCCGCGACACCGGCGTGGCCGAGGCTGAAGTGTTCGGCGCGGCGAGCTTCTACCACCTGCTGGCCGAGCCGGACGTGCGCGTGCGCGTGTGCACGGGCCTGTCGTGCGAGCTGGCCGGCGCCGGCGACGTGCTCGCGCGCGCCCGCGCCGCGGGCTGGCCGGTAGGGACCTGCGCGTGTCTCGCGGCCTGCGATCGCGCCCCCGCGGTACTGCACGGGCGCGACACCCTCGCCGGCATTCGTCCGGACGACGTCGACCGCGCCGCCGGCGATTGGCGCGCCCTCGCGTCGAGCGCCGTGCCGGAACGCGACTGGCGGGGCGACGTCGGCCCGGCCGGCGCGCCGGCCGACCGGCTCGCGTGCGATCTGCTCGGCGAGCCGGATTGGTCCGGATCGGCGTTCGCGCGTGCGGCGCAGCTCGGGCCGGACGCCGTGATCGCCGAGATCGATCGGGCCGGCCTGCAGGGGCGCGGAGGCGCGGGCTTTCCGGCCGCGGTCAAGTGGAAATCGGTGCGATCGCAACCGGACGGGGACCGATTCGTCGTCCTCAACGCCGACGAGGGCGAGCCGGGCACGTTCAAGGACCGCGAGCTGCTGCTCCGCCGGCCCGACAAGGTGCTCGAGGGGCTGGCGATCGCCGCGGCCGCGGTCGGCGCGCGGGACGTGTACCTCTACGTGCGCGGCGAGTTCGGCGCGCCGTGGCGGTCGCTCGAACGCGCGATCGCCCGCTTCGCCGCATCGGGCGCGCTCGCCGACACGCGGTTTCATCTGCACGCCGGACACGGCGCGTACATTTGCGGCGAGGAGACGGCGCTGCTCGAAGCCCTCGAGGGCAAGCGCGGCATGCCGCGCCTCAAGCCGCCGTTTCCAACCGAAGTCGGGCTGTGGGGGCGACCGACCCTCATCCACAACGTCGAGACGATCGCGTGCGTGCCGGCGATCGTGCAGCGCGGCGGCGACTGGTTTCGCGCGCTCGGCAAGACGGGGCCGGGGACGAAGCTGTACTGCATCAGCGGCCACGTGCGCCGGCCGGGCACCTACGAGCTGCCGCTCGGCGTGACGGTCGACGAACTCGCGGCCGCGGCGGGGGGCTACGTGGGCGAGCTGCGCGCGTTCAGCCCCGGCGGCGCGAGTTCCGGCTTCTTGCCGGCGCGCCTGCGCGACACGCCGTTGGACTTCCGCGCGCTGGCCGATGCGGGCTCGATGCTCGGGTCGGCGGGGGTCGTCGTGCTCAACGACACCGCCGACGTCGTGGCGGCGGTCGCAAACCAGCTCCGCTTCTTCGAGGCCGAGAGCTGCGGCCAGTGCGCGCCGTGCCGCATCGGCACGCGGTTTCTGCGCCAGGCGCTCGACCGGTTTCGCGCTGGCGCGGGGCGCGGCGCCGCACTCGCCCAGGTCGCCGACGTCGCGTGGCAGATGAACGAGGGGTCGATCTGTGGCCTCGGGCAGGCGGCGCCGCTGCCGTTGGTGTCCGCGCTGCGCCACTTTCCGGAGGAGTTTGCCGATGGCTGA
- a CDS encoding 4Fe-4S dicluster domain-containing protein codes for MADRNADRASGGGASLTASLTIDGERVPFAPGETILQVARRAGAWIPTLCYDPRLEPAGACRTCLVEIDGWRRLAPACATPAAADMVVTTRSDRIARHHKTLLSLYMTDHVADRDACETGAPCELHALADRVGAATDWPRMEPVRAGRPDDRNAFIEFRPDRCILCARCTRYCAEVEAVSAITLAGRGSHTTITTADAASLVDTTCEMCGGCIDTCPTGAMTEKIPLREHAPPDRLLDKVRTTCNYCGVGCQLDLNVDRAAHGGRGRVVKVTSPPPGTPPNDGNLCVKGRFAYQFIEHPDRLTRPLVRDAGGSLRETSWEDALARAAAGLRGVADRHGADALGFVSSSRCTMEENYLMQKLARAVFGTNNVHQCAAT; via the coding sequence ATGGCTGATCGCAATGCCGACCGGGCGTCGGGCGGTGGCGCGTCGCTGACGGCGTCGCTGACGATCGACGGCGAGCGCGTGCCGTTCGCTCCCGGCGAGACGATCTTGCAGGTCGCGCGCCGCGCCGGCGCGTGGATCCCGACGCTGTGCTACGACCCGCGGCTCGAGCCGGCGGGCGCATGTCGCACGTGCCTGGTCGAGATCGACGGCTGGCGGCGCCTCGCGCCGGCGTGCGCGACGCCCGCCGCGGCCGACATGGTCGTGACGACGCGTAGCGATCGGATCGCGCGCCACCACAAGACGCTGCTGTCGCTGTACATGACCGACCACGTCGCCGACCGCGACGCGTGCGAGACCGGCGCGCCGTGCGAGCTTCACGCACTCGCCGACCGCGTCGGCGCCGCCACGGACTGGCCGCGGATGGAGCCGGTGCGCGCGGGCAGGCCGGACGACCGCAATGCGTTCATCGAGTTCCGCCCGGACCGGTGCATCCTGTGCGCCCGGTGCACGCGCTACTGCGCCGAGGTCGAAGCGGTCAGCGCCATCACGCTGGCGGGGCGGGGCTCCCACACCACTATCACCACCGCCGACGCCGCGTCGCTCGTCGATACGACGTGCGAGATGTGCGGCGGCTGTATCGACACCTGTCCGACCGGCGCGATGACCGAAAAGATCCCGCTGCGCGAACACGCGCCCCCGGACAGGCTGCTCGACAAAGTTAGGACCACCTGCAACTACTGCGGCGTCGGCTGCCAACTCGATCTGAACGTCGACCGCGCGGCGCACGGCGGTCGCGGGCGGGTGGTGAAGGTGACGAGCCCGCCGCCCGGCACGCCGCCGAACGACGGCAACCTGTGCGTCAAGGGGCGGTTCGCGTACCAGTTCATCGAGCACCCCGACCGGCTCACCCGCCCGCTGGTGCGCGACGCCGGCGGCAGTCTGCGGGAGACGAGCTGGGAGGACGCGCTCGCGCGCGCGGCCGCCGGCCTGCGCGGCGTCGCCGACCGGCACGGCGCCGACGCGCTCGGCTTCGTGTCGTCGTCGCGCTGCACGATGGAGGAAAACTACTTGATGCAAAAGCTGGCGCGGGCGGTGTTCGGCACGAACAACGTCCACCAGTGTGCCGCGACTTGA
- a CDS encoding formate dehydrogenase subunit alpha, with protein sequence MAGLVTTFGAGAMTNSIGEIRDADFLFVIGSNTSEAHPIIAMEMKRAVRRGATLVVADPRAIWMTRIAKRHLKLHPGTDVWLLNAMAHTIIEEDLVDRAFIEANTEGFDAVARTVARYSPEEAERITGVPADDIRTTAREYATTPRAGIYYTLGITEHTHGTDNVYALSNLVLMTGHLGRPSAGMNPLRGQNNVQGANDSGASPVFFPGYQRVDDDEVRRKYERSWGVSLPSTPGMNLNEMMKAVGDRIKGLFIMGEDILVSEPNVSRLERGMNALEFVVVQDIFLNETCRFADVVLPAACFAEKDGTFTNSERRVQLVRRAVDPPGEARPDWRILVDLAHAAGARWRFDHPEQVYAELARDAPKFAGISHDRIRRLGVGLQWPCPDPDHPGTPYLHAGRVLRGKGLFQPVDYRPPVEAPQDDYPLVLSTGRTLYHYNAATQTRRTPGLAAKQPAAFVEIHPADARARGIDTGDLVEVRSRRGHVRARAIVSRQVRRGCIWMPLHFPDARANLLTVDAGDAVTGTAEYKVCAAQVVKVAGVDRIDFRGAYYAYAGPE encoded by the coding sequence GTGGCCGGTCTGGTCACCACGTTCGGCGCCGGCGCGATGACCAACAGCATCGGCGAGATCCGCGACGCGGACTTCTTGTTCGTGATCGGGTCGAACACGTCCGAGGCGCACCCGATCATCGCCATGGAGATGAAGCGGGCGGTGCGCCGCGGCGCCACGTTGGTCGTCGCCGATCCGCGGGCGATCTGGATGACGCGGATCGCCAAGCGTCATCTGAAGCTCCATCCGGGCACGGACGTGTGGCTGCTCAACGCGATGGCGCACACGATCATCGAGGAGGATCTGGTCGACCGCGCGTTCATCGAGGCGAACACGGAGGGGTTCGACGCGGTCGCGCGGACCGTCGCGCGCTACTCGCCGGAGGAGGCCGAGCGCATCACCGGGGTGCCGGCCGACGACATCCGGACCACGGCGCGCGAGTACGCGACGACGCCGCGCGCCGGAATCTACTACACGCTCGGCATCACCGAGCACACGCACGGGACCGACAACGTGTACGCGCTGTCGAATCTGGTGCTGATGACGGGCCATCTCGGGCGCCCGTCGGCCGGGATGAACCCGCTGCGCGGCCAAAACAACGTGCAGGGCGCAAACGACTCCGGCGCGAGCCCCGTGTTCTTTCCGGGGTACCAGCGCGTCGACGACGACGAGGTGCGGCGGAAATACGAGCGGTCCTGGGGCGTGTCGCTCCCGTCTACGCCCGGGATGAACCTCAACGAGATGATGAAGGCCGTAGGCGATCGCATCAAAGGCCTGTTCATCATGGGGGAGGACATCCTCGTGTCGGAACCGAACGTGTCGCGGCTCGAACGGGGCATGAACGCGCTCGAGTTCGTCGTCGTCCAGGACATCTTCCTCAACGAGACGTGCCGATTCGCCGACGTCGTGCTGCCGGCCGCGTGCTTCGCCGAAAAGGACGGCACGTTCACCAACTCCGAGCGCCGCGTGCAACTCGTCCGCCGGGCAGTCGACCCGCCCGGTGAGGCGCGGCCCGACTGGCGCATCCTGGTCGACCTGGCCCACGCCGCCGGTGCCCGCTGGCGGTTCGACCATCCCGAACAGGTGTACGCGGAACTCGCCCGGGACGCGCCGAAGTTTGCCGGCATCAGCCACGACCGCATCCGCCGGCTCGGCGTCGGGCTGCAGTGGCCGTGTCCGGATCCCGACCACCCGGGAACGCCGTATCTGCACGCCGGCCGGGTTCTTCGCGGCAAGGGGTTGTTTCAGCCGGTCGACTACCGCCCGCCGGTCGAGGCTCCACAGGACGACTACCCGCTGGTGCTGTCCACCGGTCGCACGCTCTACCACTACAACGCGGCGACGCAGACGCGGCGCACGCCGGGTCTGGCGGCCAAGCAGCCGGCGGCGTTCGTCGAGATTCATCCGGCGGACGCGCGCGCGCGCGGGATCGACACGGGCGACCTGGTCGAGGTGCGGTCGCGGCGCGGTCACGTGCGCGCGCGGGCGATCGTGTCGCGACAGGTCCGGCGCGGCTGCATCTGGATGCCGCTGCACTTCCCCGACGCGCGCGCCAACCTGTTGACGGTCGACGCGGGGGATGCCGTGACCGGCACCGCCGAATACAAGGTCTGCGCAGCGCAGGTCGTCAAGGTCGCCGGCGTCGATCGGATCGACTTCCGGGGCGCCTACTACGCCTACGCCGGTCCGGAGTAG